Proteins from a genomic interval of Beijerinckia indica subsp. indica ATCC 9039:
- a CDS encoding GNAT family N-acetyltransferase produces the protein MAADLSLILMPQTQADQGAIEKLDERTFGPGRFARSAYRLREGQEPDYALSFVARVGTLLVGANRITRIRCGDTQALLLGPLTVEPAFRSGGIGEALVLKSLEAAQSQGHELVLLVGDEPYYARMGFRPVPPGHLTFIGPVDPARLLYCELREGALERARGRVKRC, from the coding sequence ATGGCCGCCGATCTGTCCCTGATCTTGATGCCGCAGACGCAGGCCGATCAGGGGGCCATCGAAAAACTCGACGAGCGCACCTTCGGACCCGGCCGTTTCGCGCGTTCGGCCTATCGGCTGCGCGAAGGCCAGGAGCCTGATTATGCGCTCTCCTTCGTGGCGCGCGTCGGGACGTTGCTTGTTGGCGCCAATCGGATCACCCGCATCCGCTGCGGTGACACACAGGCTTTGCTGCTCGGGCCCTTGACCGTGGAGCCAGCCTTTCGTTCCGGGGGCATTGGCGAGGCCCTCGTCCTGAAATCGCTGGAGGCGGCGCAAAGCCAAGGGCATGAACTCGTCCTTCTCGTCGGCGACGAGCCCTATTATGCCCGAATGGGTTTTCGCCCCGTACCTCCGGGCCATCTGACCTTCATAGGGCCCGTTGATCCTGCCCGGCTTCTTTATTGTGAATTGCGGGAAGGCGCGCTCGAGCGGGCGCGCGGGCGTGTCAAGCGGTGCTGA
- a CDS encoding magnesium transporter CorA family protein — MLTFHSSLTNTAVPVALDARVLPTEINWIDAVSPSEPERAFLERVLGTRIPTFADLSEIESTSRIYSNGGYLFLSMPAIFRGDENVPITTPLGFVLSKSLLISLRFEPLKSFENLQAHITRKDAEGSGGAHAFVAILEVIIDHVADLLEHIGTDLDCISQDIFGFSSGPESPARRKNGKDLREVLRRIGRIGNLTSKLSEMLLGVGRIIPFVVSNPSIELSSDEKSRLNNLGRDIASLNEYETRLTDKTQFLLDATLGLTNVDQNDIFRILTVVSVVGIPPTFIASMYGMNFKNIPEYDWAFGYQYGLALIFISTLLPLLWFKRKGWW; from the coding sequence ATGCTGACTTTCCATTCCTCCCTTACGAACACAGCCGTACCGGTCGCTCTCGACGCGCGGGTTCTGCCGACCGAGATCAATTGGATTGATGCCGTCAGTCCCTCGGAGCCCGAGAGGGCATTCCTCGAACGCGTGCTGGGGACACGGATTCCCACTTTCGCGGATCTCTCTGAAATCGAAAGCACAAGCCGTATCTATAGCAACGGCGGCTATCTTTTTCTCAGTATGCCGGCGATCTTCCGGGGCGATGAAAATGTTCCGATCACGACGCCGCTCGGCTTCGTGCTGTCGAAGTCGCTGCTCATCAGCTTGCGTTTTGAACCTTTGAAATCATTCGAGAATCTACAGGCTCACATCACCCGCAAGGATGCTGAAGGATCAGGCGGCGCCCATGCTTTCGTCGCCATTCTCGAAGTCATCATCGATCATGTCGCCGATTTGCTCGAGCACATCGGCACCGATCTCGATTGCATCTCGCAGGATATTTTCGGCTTTTCGAGCGGTCCCGAAAGCCCGGCGCGTCGCAAGAACGGAAAGGATCTGCGCGAGGTGTTGCGGCGCATCGGCCGCATCGGCAATCTCACCTCGAAACTCAGCGAAATGCTGCTCGGCGTCGGCCGTATCATCCCCTTTGTCGTCAGCAACCCGAGCATCGAATTGTCGAGTGATGAGAAGAGCCGGCTGAACAATCTCGGCCGCGATATCGCCTCCCTCAACGAATACGAGACCCGTCTGACCGACAAGACCCAGTTCCTGCTCGATGCGACTTTGGGCCTGACCAATGTCGATCAGAACGATATTTTCCGCATTCTGACGGTTGTTTCGGTCGTCGGCATACCGCCGACTTTCATTGCCAGCATGTATGGCATGAATTTCAAGAATATCCCCGAATATGACTGGGCCTTCGGCTATCAATATGGCTTGGCCCTGATCTTCATTTCTACGCTCCTGCCCCTGCTTTGGTTCAAGCGAAAAGGCTGGTGGTAG
- the rnr gene encoding ribonuclease R, with protein sequence MRKTAVPPSYTASDAETSPGAGRLPSRADLIAFIAREREAQGDKVPAKIGKREIARAFDIKGDDRIALKRMLRELEAEGAIERRRRVLHQPGRLPAVVLAEIFSRDRDGDLLASPVEWDASLGPIPKIAISAPRKPRANMPAPGLGDRALVRVEAVPDPAPHEPTYTGRLIKLLPRARTQVLGLFRADPLGGGGRIVPIDKKSLGRGELQVSEADRGEAEDGDLVAVEPLRSGRLGLPSARVRERIGAFSSEKAVSLIAIHAHGLPHIFPSEVLAEAESKKNVGLAGREDWRELPLVTIDPPDAKDHDDAVYADYDPDPANVGGTILSVAIADVAAYVRLGGALDKEAQERGNSVYFPDRVVPMLPERISNDLCSLRPGEDRPALAVRMVIAADGHKLSHTFHRVIMRSAAKLSYAQAQAAIDGAPDDVTEPLLETVLRPLYAAHECLKKARAKRGPLDLDLPERKIKLDEAGRVERIFTPARLDAHKLIEEFMILANVCAAETLEAHHQPLIYRTHDEPTIEKLNALAEFLHTIDIKLAKGQVLRPAQFNGILAQVRETEHEHLVNEIVLRTQAQAEYVTENYGHFGLNLRRYAHFTSPIRRYADLIVHRALISALKFGSDGLPNTDPHVLAEIAAKISAAERRAMAAERETVERLIAIHLADQVGAQFEGRISGVTKSGLFIRLMDSGADGFVPISSLAQDYFRHDEARHALIGSRTGLMHRLGDLVTVRLVEAAPLAGALRFELIDGGALAPRSKGRNGSAKGSAKRSFDPKAEEALAKKNIKRSRRR encoded by the coding sequence GTGAGGAAAACAGCTGTGCCTCCCTCTTATACCGCCTCCGATGCGGAGACCTCGCCGGGCGCGGGACGCCTGCCGTCGCGCGCCGATCTTATCGCCTTTATCGCGCGTGAGCGCGAAGCGCAGGGCGATAAAGTACCGGCCAAGATTGGCAAACGGGAAATCGCCCGTGCCTTCGATATCAAGGGGGATGATCGCATCGCCCTGAAGCGAATGTTGCGAGAACTCGAAGCGGAGGGCGCGATCGAGCGGCGACGCCGCGTGCTGCACCAGCCGGGACGCCTGCCCGCGGTGGTTCTCGCCGAGATCTTTTCCCGCGACCGCGATGGTGATCTTCTGGCAAGCCCGGTCGAATGGGATGCCTCGCTCGGCCCAATACCCAAAATCGCTATATCGGCGCCGCGCAAGCCGCGCGCCAATATGCCAGCTCCAGGTCTTGGCGATCGCGCCCTGGTGCGGGTCGAGGCGGTTCCTGATCCAGCACCCCATGAGCCTACCTATACCGGCCGCCTGATCAAGCTTCTGCCACGCGCCAGAACACAAGTGCTCGGCCTCTTCCGAGCCGATCCGCTGGGCGGTGGTGGCCGTATCGTGCCGATTGATAAAAAGAGTCTCGGCCGGGGCGAATTACAGGTTTCCGAGGCCGATCGCGGTGAGGCGGAGGATGGTGATCTCGTTGCCGTCGAGCCGCTGCGCTCGGGCCGTCTTGGCTTGCCGAGCGCGCGCGTGCGCGAAAGAATCGGCGCCTTTTCCTCGGAAAAAGCGGTGAGCCTGATCGCTATTCACGCGCATGGCCTGCCGCATATTTTCCCGTCCGAAGTGCTGGCGGAAGCCGAAAGCAAAAAGAATGTTGGCCTTGCAGGGCGCGAGGATTGGCGCGAACTGCCGTTGGTGACCATCGATCCTCCAGATGCCAAGGATCATGACGACGCCGTTTATGCTGACTATGATCCTGATCCCGCCAATGTGGGCGGCACGATTTTGAGTGTCGCCATCGCCGATGTCGCCGCTTATGTCCGCCTTGGCGGGGCGCTTGACAAGGAAGCGCAGGAGCGCGGCAATTCGGTCTATTTTCCCGATCGCGTCGTTCCCATGTTGCCCGAGCGGATTTCCAACGATCTGTGTTCGTTGCGTCCCGGCGAGGATCGGCCAGCGCTCGCCGTGCGCATGGTCATCGCCGCCGATGGGCACAAGCTTAGCCACACCTTTCATCGCGTAATAATGCGCTCGGCGGCGAAATTGTCTTATGCGCAGGCGCAGGCCGCGATCGATGGCGCGCCTGATGATGTGACAGAGCCTTTGCTCGAAACGGTCTTGCGGCCTCTGTATGCGGCGCATGAATGTTTGAAAAAGGCACGCGCCAAGCGAGGGCCACTCGATCTCGATCTGCCGGAACGCAAGATCAAACTCGATGAGGCTGGTCGCGTCGAACGGATTTTTACCCCCGCCCGGCTCGATGCGCATAAATTGATCGAGGAATTCATGATCCTCGCCAATGTATGCGCGGCGGAAACGCTGGAGGCGCATCATCAGCCTTTGATCTATCGCACACATGACGAGCCGACGATCGAAAAGCTCAACGCGCTCGCCGAATTTCTGCATACGATCGATATCAAGCTCGCCAAGGGCCAGGTGCTGCGGCCGGCGCAATTCAATGGTATTCTGGCGCAGGTGCGCGAAACCGAGCACGAACATCTCGTCAACGAGATCGTGTTGCGCACGCAGGCCCAGGCGGAATATGTTACTGAAAATTACGGGCATTTCGGTCTCAATCTGCGCCGTTACGCGCATTTCACCTCGCCGATTCGCCGCTATGCCGATCTCATCGTGCATCGCGCCCTGATCAGCGCCCTGAAATTCGGCTCCGATGGCTTGCCGAATACGGATCCGCATGTTCTTGCCGAAATCGCGGCCAAGATTTCAGCGGCTGAACGCCGTGCCATGGCCGCCGAGCGCGAGACCGTGGAACGGCTGATCGCCATTCACCTCGCTGATCAAGTCGGCGCGCAATTCGAGGGCCGCATTTCCGGCGTCACCAAATCCGGCCTGTTCATCCGCCTCATGGACTCAGGGGCCGATGGTTTCGTGCCCATATCGAGCCTTGCTCAGGATTATTTCCGGCATGATGAAGCAAGGCACGCCTTGATCGGGTCGCGCACCGGCCTCATGCATCGGCTGGGTGATCTCGTCACCGTCCGGCTCGTCGAGGCAGCGCCGCTGGCAGGCGCGCTGCGTTTCGAACTCATCGACGGCGGCGCTCTTGCGCCACGCTCGAAAGGCCGGAATGGGTCCGCCAAGGGATCTGCGAAGCGCAGCTTCGACCCCAAAGCGGAAGAGGCTTTAGCCAAGAAAAACATCAAACGCAGCCGCCGGCGCTGA
- the topA gene encoding type I DNA topoisomerase — MNVVIVESPAKAKTINKYLGKDYEVFASFGHVRDLPPKDGSVDPDHDFAMLWDVDTKSAKRLADIAKAVKEADRVILATDPDREGEAISWHVLEVLKAKKVLKDKPVERVVFNAITQSAILDAMRHPRAIDIDLVDAYLARRALDYLVGFNLSPVLWRKLPGARSAGRVQSVALRLVCERELEIERFVPREYWSLTAFLRTPADQPFSAKLVGADGKKINRLDIGAGAEAEAFKAALETAKFTVAKVEAKPARRNPAPPFTTSTLQQEAARKLGLAPARTMQLAQRLYEGIDLDGETVGLITYMRTDGVDLAPEAITGARKVIAAEYGDKYVPQAPRRYQVKAKNAQEAHEAIRPTDLARLPKHVARFLDAEQARLYDLIWTRTIASQMESAELERTTVDILAEVGARRLDLRATGQVVRFDGFLKLYQEGRDDEEDEEGGRLPAMQVGDPLKKDRIEASQHFTEPPPRFTEATLVKRMEELGIGRPSTYASTLAVLKDREYVRIDKKRLIPEDKGRLVTAFLESFFGRYVGYDFTADLESSLDKISNHEIDWKQVLRDFWADFSGAIADTKDLRTTQVLDSLNEVLGPYIFPDKGDGSNPRACPSCANGQLSLKLGKFGSFIGCSNYPECKFTRTLSDTGPEGGNGETDRPGVKVLGVDAETGEEISLRDGRFGAYVQRGEGEKPKRASLPKTIAPADLTLDMALGLLSLPREVARHPETHEPILAGIGRFGPYVQHGKTYANIGKDEDILTLGANRAIDLIIAKESGLTGRRFGKGESAPARVLGDHPEGGQVTIKAGRFGPYVNYGKLNATLPKDADPTTLTLEEGLALLAAKASGQGGGKGAVQGQLLGEHPSGGPITVREGRFGPYVNHGKVNATLKSGLSPETLTLEEAIRLIDEKAGAASKKAPAKKAPAKKASGKTTTTEKAPAKKAASKAATAKTTKAKAAKSSEPDEEPPF; from the coding sequence ATGAATGTCGTCATCGTCGAATCGCCGGCGAAGGCCAAGACCATCAATAAATATCTCGGCAAGGATTACGAAGTTTTTGCCTCGTTCGGTCATGTCCGCGATTTGCCGCCCAAGGATGGTTCGGTCGATCCCGACCACGACTTCGCCATGCTTTGGGATGTCGACACCAAATCCGCCAAACGGCTCGCCGACATCGCCAAGGCGGTGAAGGAGGCCGACCGGGTGATTCTCGCCACCGACCCTGACCGTGAGGGCGAGGCGATTTCCTGGCATGTGCTGGAAGTGCTCAAGGCCAAAAAGGTCCTGAAGGATAAGCCGGTCGAGCGTGTGGTGTTCAATGCGATCACCCAATCGGCGATTCTCGACGCCATGCGGCATCCGCGCGCTATCGACATTGATCTCGTCGATGCCTATCTCGCGCGCCGGGCGCTTGATTATCTCGTCGGCTTCAATCTTTCGCCGGTGCTTTGGCGCAAATTGCCGGGGGCGCGTTCGGCTGGCCGCGTGCAATCGGTCGCCTTGCGTCTCGTCTGCGAGCGCGAATTGGAGATCGAACGCTTCGTTCCGCGGGAATATTGGTCGCTCACGGCCTTTCTGCGCACGCCCGCTGATCAGCCCTTTTCCGCGAAACTCGTCGGCGCGGACGGCAAAAAGATCAACCGGCTCGATATTGGCGCGGGCGCCGAAGCCGAAGCCTTCAAGGCGGCGCTCGAAACGGCCAAATTCACGGTGGCCAAGGTCGAGGCCAAGCCCGCCAGACGCAATCCCGCGCCTCCTTTCACTACATCGACCTTGCAACAGGAGGCGGCGCGCAAATTGGGGCTTGCACCAGCGCGCACCATGCAATTGGCCCAGCGCCTTTACGAAGGCATCGATCTCGATGGCGAGACGGTGGGCCTCATCACTTATATGCGAACCGATGGCGTTGATCTGGCACCGGAAGCGATCACTGGCGCGCGGAAAGTGATTGCCGCCGAATATGGCGATAAATATGTGCCGCAGGCACCGCGCCGCTATCAGGTCAAGGCCAAGAATGCCCAGGAGGCGCATGAGGCGATCCGACCGACCGATCTTGCCCGCCTGCCGAAACATGTCGCTCGTTTTCTCGATGCGGAGCAGGCGCGGCTTTATGATTTGATCTGGACCCGCACCATTGCGAGCCAAATGGAATCGGCCGAACTGGAGCGGACCACGGTGGATATTCTGGCCGAGGTTGGTGCGCGCCGGCTCGATCTTCGCGCCACTGGGCAGGTGGTGCGTTTCGACGGATTCCTGAAACTCTATCAGGAAGGCCGCGACGACGAAGAGGATGAAGAGGGTGGCCGCCTACCGGCCATGCAGGTCGGCGACCCCTTGAAAAAGGACAGGATCGAGGCGAGCCAGCATTTCACCGAGCCGCCACCGCGCTTTACCGAGGCGACGCTCGTCAAGCGCATGGAGGAACTTGGCATAGGCCGGCCCTCGACCTATGCCTCGACGCTCGCCGTCCTGAAAGATCGCGAATATGTGCGGATCGACAAGAAACGGCTGATTCCCGAGGACAAGGGACGGCTCGTTACGGCTTTTCTCGAAAGCTTCTTTGGCCGCTATGTCGGCTATGATTTCACCGCCGATCTGGAATCAAGCCTCGACAAGATTTCCAATCACGAGATCGATTGGAAACAGGTCCTGCGCGATTTCTGGGCCGATTTTTCTGGCGCCATCGCCGACACCAAGGATTTGCGCACCACACAAGTCCTCGATAGCCTCAATGAAGTGCTCGGTCCCTATATTTTCCCCGATAAGGGGGATGGCTCCAATCCGCGCGCCTGTCCTTCTTGCGCAAATGGCCAATTGTCGCTGAAGCTCGGCAAATTCGGTTCTTTCATCGGCTGTTCCAATTATCCGGAGTGCAAATTCACCCGCACTCTTTCGGATACGGGGCCGGAGGGAGGCAACGGCGAAACGGATCGTCCGGGTGTCAAGGTGCTGGGGGTCGATGCCGAAACAGGCGAGGAGATTTCGCTGCGCGATGGGCGCTTTGGTGCCTATGTGCAGCGCGGCGAAGGCGAAAAGCCCAAACGCGCCTCCTTGCCCAAGACGATCGCGCCGGCCGATCTGACACTCGACATGGCGCTCGGGCTTCTTTCCCTGCCGCGCGAGGTTGCGCGCCATCCCGAAACCCATGAGCCGATTCTGGCGGGCATCGGCCGGTTTGGTCCCTATGTCCAGCATGGCAAGACCTATGCGAATATCGGCAAGGACGAGGATATTCTGACCCTTGGCGCCAATCGCGCCATCGACCTCATCATTGCCAAAGAAAGCGGGCTCACCGGTCGCCGTTTCGGCAAAGGCGAATCCGCGCCTGCCCGTGTTTTGGGTGATCATCCCGAAGGGGGGCAGGTCACGATCAAGGCCGGGCGCTTTGGTCCCTATGTCAATTACGGCAAGCTCAACGCGACCTTGCCGAAAGACGCCGACCCCACCACATTGACGCTGGAGGAAGGCTTGGCCTTGCTCGCCGCCAAGGCGAGTGGTCAAGGGGGAGGAAAAGGCGCGGTGCAGGGCCAACTCCTCGGCGAGCACCCTTCGGGCGGTCCCATTACCGTGCGGGAAGGCCGTTTTGGGCCTTATGTCAATCACGGCAAGGTCAATGCGACCTTGAAATCCGGTCTCTCGCCGGAAACTTTGACGCTCGAAGAGGCCATCCGCCTGATTGACGAGAAGGCCGGAGCCGCATCCAAAAAGGCCCCTGCGAAGAAGGCGCCCGCAAAGAAAGCCTCTGGCAAGACGACGACCACCGAGAAAGCGCCCGCGAAAAAGGCTGCAAGCAAGGCAGCAACGGCCAAAACCACCAAGGCCAAAGCGGCGAAATCATCGGAGCCGGATGAAGAACCCCCTTTTTAA
- a CDS encoding aspartate carbamoyltransferase catalytic subunit: MFQPLSSKPSFPHRHLLGIAGLSAQDLTILLDLAEEAIEVSRQVEKKRTSLRGRTLINLFFEASTRTQSSFELAGKRLGADVMNMSVATSSVKKGETLLDTAMTLNAMRPDIIVVRHAQAGAVHLLAREVDCSVVNAGDGAHEHPTQALLDALTIRRNKGRIEGLIVAICGDILHSRVARSNILSLSALGARVRVIGPSTLLPTGIEQMGVEVFRDMREGLVGADIVMMLRLQRERMDGGFIPSLKEYFRFYGLDEEKLALARPDALVMHPGPMNRGVEIASRVADGPQSRIREQVEMGVAVRMAVLEALSQHLPNG, from the coding sequence ATGTTCCAGCCGCTCTCCTCAAAGCCGTCCTTTCCCCATCGCCATCTGCTTGGGATCGCTGGCCTTTCCGCACAAGATCTGACGATTCTCCTCGATCTTGCCGAGGAAGCGATCGAAGTTTCGCGGCAAGTCGAGAAAAAGCGCACCAGCCTGCGCGGCCGTACGCTCATTAATTTGTTTTTTGAAGCCTCCACCCGCACCCAGTCCTCTTTTGAGCTGGCCGGCAAGAGACTCGGCGCCGATGTCATGAATATGTCGGTCGCGACCTCGAGCGTCAAAAAGGGCGAGACCCTGCTCGATACGGCCATGACCCTGAATGCCATGCGGCCGGATATTATCGTTGTGCGCCATGCCCAGGCCGGCGCCGTGCATCTTCTCGCCCGGGAGGTCGATTGCTCGGTCGTCAATGCGGGCGACGGCGCGCATGAGCATCCGACCCAGGCCTTGCTCGATGCGTTGACGATCCGCCGCAACAAGGGCCGCATCGAAGGCCTCATCGTCGCCATTTGCGGCGATATTCTGCATTCGCGTGTGGCCCGCTCCAATATTCTCTCACTTTCGGCCTTGGGCGCCAGGGTGCGCGTCATCGGTCCCTCGACGCTCCTGCCCACAGGCATCGAGCAGATGGGCGTCGAAGTGTTCCGCGACATGCGGGAGGGACTCGTCGGCGCCGATATCGTCATGATGCTGCGGCTGCAACGCGAGCGCATGGACGGTGGTTTCATTCCCTCGCTCAAGGAATATTTCCGCTTCTACGGCCTTGATGAAGAAAAACTGGCTTTGGCGCGCCCCGACGCCCTGGTCATGCATCCAGGCCCGATGAATCGCGGCGTCGAGATCGCCTCCCGCGTCGCCGATGGACCCCAAAGCCGAATCAGAGAGCAGGTTGAAATGGGCGTGGCGGTGCGCATGGCGGTGCTCGAGGCCCTGTCGCAGCATTTGCCGAACGGATAA
- the pyrC gene encoding dihydroorotase, protein MTYRVSPQVPPPLALVNARVVDGARDQEVRGGVLVLDGTIAAFGPDVTPAALPAGIPLVDCRGDVVTTGLIDMRAFVGEPGAEYRETIASATTAAAVGGVTTVLARPDTFPPVDEAAVVDFLLRRARDTGRVRLLPTAALTKGLKGEEIAEIGLLLQAGAIAFSNGRTSVRNAQVMRRLLAYSKDFDGLIIHYAEDADLVGDGVMNEGERASRLGLAGIPREAEAVMLDRDMRLVNLTRARYHAALVTTKLSVDIIRAAKAQGLPVTCATSINHLTLNENDIGDYRTFLKVAPPLRDEDERLALVEALAEGVIDVIVSDHDPQDVETKRLPFAEAEYGALGIETMLSAGLRLVTSGHLSLPRLIRALSTRPAEILGLAQGRLEIGAPADLIRFDPEEPFIVDRKKLHSRSRNTPFDQARLEGRVKLTLVGGEIVYEVSGAGEALLS, encoded by the coding sequence TTGACCTACCGTGTTTCCCCCCAAGTTCCGCCGCCGCTGGCCCTGGTCAATGCCCGTGTGGTCGATGGCGCGCGGGACCAGGAAGTTCGGGGCGGTGTGCTGGTGCTCGACGGCACGATCGCGGCCTTCGGTCCCGACGTGACGCCGGCGGCTCTTCCGGCCGGGATTCCCCTCGTCGATTGCCGTGGCGATGTGGTAACGACGGGCCTGATCGACATGCGGGCCTTTGTCGGCGAGCCCGGCGCCGAATATCGTGAGACCATCGCCTCGGCCACCACGGCGGCGGCGGTTGGCGGCGTCACCACGGTTCTCGCGCGTCCCGATACATTTCCTCCGGTCGATGAAGCCGCCGTCGTCGATTTCCTTTTGCGCCGCGCCCGCGACACTGGCCGTGTGCGCCTGTTGCCCACCGCCGCCCTCACCAAAGGCCTTAAAGGCGAGGAAATCGCCGAAATCGGCCTCCTCCTGCAAGCCGGCGCAATTGCCTTCAGCAATGGCCGGACATCGGTGCGCAACGCGCAGGTGATGCGCCGGCTTCTGGCTTATTCCAAAGATTTCGACGGCCTCATCATTCATTATGCCGAGGACGCCGATCTCGTCGGCGATGGCGTGATGAATGAGGGCGAACGCGCTTCGCGCCTCGGCCTCGCCGGCATCCCGCGCGAGGCGGAAGCCGTGATGCTCGACCGCGACATGCGCCTCGTGAACCTCACACGCGCCCGCTATCACGCGGCGCTCGTCACCACGAAGCTTTCCGTGGACATCATCCGCGCGGCCAAGGCGCAAGGGCTGCCCGTCACCTGCGCCACGTCCATTAATCATCTGACCCTGAACGAAAACGATATCGGCGATTACCGGACCTTTTTGAAAGTCGCGCCTCCCTTGCGCGATGAGGACGAGCGTCTGGCCCTCGTCGAGGCTTTGGCCGAGGGCGTGATCGATGTCATCGTCTCCGATCACGACCCGCAGGATGTCGAGACGAAACGCCTGCCCTTCGCCGAAGCCGAATATGGGGCGCTCGGCATCGAAACCATGCTGTCGGCGGGCCTCCGCCTCGTGACGAGTGGCCATCTCTCCCTGCCACGACTCATTCGCGCTCTGTCGACGCGCCCGGCCGAGATTCTCGGGCTTGCGCAAGGCCGTCTCGAAATCGGCGCACCCGCCGATCTTATCCGTTTCGACCCCGAGGAACCCTTTATCGTCGATCGGAAAAAGCTGCATTCACGCAGCCGCAACACGCCTTTCGATCAGGCGCGGCTCGAAGGTCGCGTCAAACTCACTTTGGTTGGTGGTGAAATCGTATATGAGGTTTCCGGGGCCGGCGAAGCTCTGCTAAGCTGA
- the dprA gene encoding DNA-processing protein DprA produces MSGETLFPLAQKELDERERFDWLRLSRSEMIGPRTFLSLLDRYRSASSALAAVPDLARRKGRPIKLADTSDVERECEALAAAGGSFIALCEPDYPPLLRLIDAPPPIIAVRGRRESLARAKVAIVGARNASAAGLVFTERLSREIAKAGYVIVSGLARGIDAKAHQAALETGTIAVLAGGLGRIYPAEHAPLLERLLGEGAAISEMPFHWEARGRDFPRRNRIVSGLSLGLVVVEAARQSGSLITARFAADQGRQIFAVPGSPLDPRAEGPNDLLQEGATFCTKPDDVIDALANQRNHVARPGFAEASAPSDGADLLWDEIDFLETDASVFRKSIKAEWDEETVPTPAAALFSDESAVLIASDGQDHPDQASLKERIIALLGPAPVSVDELARAAASPPGELQAVLLILELEGRLTRHGASLVSLLSRS; encoded by the coding sequence ATGAGCGGCGAGACGCTCTTCCCCCTTGCCCAGAAAGAGCTGGATGAACGCGAGCGCTTCGATTGGCTGCGTCTGTCACGCAGCGAGATGATCGGCCCGCGAACCTTTCTCTCCTTGCTCGATCGCTATCGCAGCGCCAGTTCCGCTCTCGCTGCTGTACCGGATCTTGCCCGGCGAAAGGGCCGGCCCATCAAGCTCGCCGACACGAGCGACGTTGAGCGCGAATGCGAGGCGCTGGCAGCAGCAGGCGGTTCCTTCATCGCGCTTTGCGAACCCGATTATCCGCCACTTCTGCGCCTCATTGATGCGCCACCCCCGATCATTGCCGTGCGTGGCCGGCGCGAGAGCCTCGCTCGTGCCAAGGTGGCCATCGTCGGCGCCCGCAATGCATCGGCCGCCGGTCTCGTCTTTACCGAGCGCCTGTCACGGGAAATCGCCAAGGCGGGCTATGTCATCGTCTCGGGACTCGCGCGCGGCATCGATGCGAAGGCGCATCAGGCGGCACTCGAAACCGGCACCATTGCGGTGCTGGCCGGCGGGCTCGGCCGCATCTATCCGGCAGAACATGCCCCCCTGCTCGAACGCTTGCTTGGTGAGGGCGCCGCGATCAGTGAAATGCCCTTCCATTGGGAGGCACGCGGCCGCGATTTTCCGCGCCGTAACCGCATCGTCTCGGGCTTGAGTCTTGGACTTGTCGTGGTCGAGGCAGCGCGCCAGTCGGGCTCGCTGATCACCGCGCGCTTTGCCGCCGATCAAGGCCGCCAGATCTTTGCCGTGCCGGGCTCCCCGCTTGATCCACGCGCCGAAGGCCCGAATGATCTTTTGCAGGAGGGAGCGACCTTCTGCACCAAGCCGGACGATGTCATCGACGCTCTAGCGAACCAGAGAAACCATGTCGCGCGACCGGGCTTTGCCGAGGCCAGCGCGCCGTCCGACGGAGCGGATCTTTTGTGGGATGAGATCGATTTTCTGGAGACGGATGCCTCCGTTTTCAGAAAATCGATCAAGGCGGAATGGGATGAAGAGACCGTCCCCACGCCCGCAGCAGCCCTCTTTTCAGATGAATCAGCCGTGCTGATCGCATCGGACGGTCAGGACCATCCGGATCAAGCAAGCCTCAAGGAACGGATCATTGCGCTTCTGGGGCCAGCGCCTGTTTCCGTCGATGAACTAGCGCGGGCGGCGGCAAGCCCGCCCGGTGAACTTCAAGCCGTGCTATTGATTCTCGAACTCGAAGGCCGGCTCACCCGTCATGGCGCTAGTCTCGTGTCTCTGCTGTCGCGATCTTGA
- the plsY gene encoding glycerol-3-phosphate 1-O-acyltransferase PlsY — protein MFVPLATFLLGYFLGAIPFGLLLTRAARTEDLRSIGSGNIGATNVLRTGRKDLAALTLLLDALKGTAAVLIARSFFGPDSTLPLFAAAGAFLGHVYPVWLKFAGGKGVATYLGCLIGLAWPAGLAFALVWLAVAALTRYSSAAALAASALTPAILWLLGEPAAALLYLTLTLILWYKHKGNIARLRAGQETQIGNKG, from the coding sequence GTGTTCGTGCCTCTCGCCACCTTCCTCCTTGGTTATTTTCTCGGCGCCATTCCCTTCGGCCTGTTGCTGACGCGGGCCGCGCGGACGGAAGACCTTCGTTCGATCGGCTCGGGTAATATTGGCGCGACCAATGTGCTGCGCACCGGGCGCAAGGATCTCGCCGCCTTGACGCTGCTGCTCGATGCCCTGAAGGGCACCGCCGCCGTGCTGATCGCCCGCAGCTTTTTTGGCCCTGACTCCACTCTGCCGCTGTTTGCCGCGGCAGGAGCTTTTCTCGGCCATGTCTATCCGGTCTGGCTCAAATTCGCGGGCGGCAAAGGGGTCGCCACCTATCTTGGCTGTCTTATCGGCCTCGCTTGGCCGGCGGGGCTCGCCTTCGCCCTGGTCTGGCTCGCGGTCGCGGCGCTGACGCGCTATTCCTCGGCGGCGGCGCTCGCCGCCAGCGCGCTCACGCCTGCCATTCTCTGGCTCCTTGGCGAACCGGCGGCCGCGCTGCTCTATCTCACCCTCACTCTGATTCTCTGGTATAAGCACAAAGGCAATATTGCCCGTCTGCGGGCCGGGCAGGAAACCCAGATCGGCAATAAGGGATGA